Proteins encoded within one genomic window of Haloplanus vescus:
- a CDS encoding DICT sensory domain-containing protein: MPEPPDSLAAFIERGEVRDRSLAVVNRTRPQPIQDMLEETFGHASVGITELDVPDAEDDAVVLLEDDDVVASSPLSALENEVLMVNSDLYITGTKSLGDVSLPDVLAELEETRFRVRGYPVSNSEKLPLILISRYIEQLAWNHKSGRLRSSFQRLSRLNDERGTRNVYRQLGETAVNVHVYGVPDWIPPQSFPGVIHAGYDGEFRSSWFVVHDPEDDDARPAALVAERVAENEWDALWTFRPERVKAVNRYIERSL; encoded by the coding sequence ATGCCCGAGCCGCCCGACTCGTTGGCTGCGTTCATCGAGCGTGGGGAGGTGCGCGACCGGTCGCTCGCCGTCGTCAACCGGACGCGCCCCCAGCCGATTCAGGACATGCTCGAAGAGACGTTCGGCCACGCGTCGGTCGGCATCACCGAACTTGACGTTCCGGATGCCGAGGACGACGCCGTGGTACTGCTGGAGGACGACGACGTCGTCGCCTCCTCGCCGCTGTCGGCGCTCGAAAACGAGGTGCTGATGGTCAACTCCGACCTCTACATCACGGGGACGAAATCGCTCGGCGACGTATCTCTCCCCGACGTGCTTGCGGAGCTGGAGGAGACGCGCTTTCGCGTGCGCGGGTACCCCGTATCGAATTCCGAAAAGCTGCCGCTCATCCTCATCTCGCGGTACATCGAACAGTTGGCGTGGAACCACAAATCGGGCCGTCTCCGGTCGTCGTTCCAGCGACTCTCCAGACTCAACGACGAACGCGGCACGCGGAACGTATATCGACAGCTCGGCGAGACGGCGGTCAACGTCCACGTCTACGGTGTCCCGGACTGGATTCCGCCACAGTCGTTCCCCGGCGTCATCCACGCGGGCTACGACGGCGAGTTCCGGTCGTCGTGGTTCGTCGTCCACGACCCCGAAGACGACGACGCCCGTCCCGCCGCACTCGTCGCCGAACGCGTCGCCGAGAACGAATGGGACGCGCTCTGGACGTTCCGACCGGAGCGCGTCAAGGCGGTCAATCGGTACATCGAACGGTCGCTGTGA
- a CDS encoding DCC1-like thiol-disulfide oxidoreductase family protein: protein MEPTLVFDDDCGFCTWWADQLERRTDLRLVGFSELTPTLRERLPDEYEDCAHLVTDDDVYSCGAAAEQAFLRTDIGSDARPVVTFLRAFEDYERLREEAYRWVADRRGTFGQIVSKTPPARDGSGD, encoded by the coding sequence ATGGAACCGACGTTAGTCTTCGACGACGACTGCGGGTTCTGTACGTGGTGGGCAGACCAACTCGAACGCCGGACCGACCTCCGTCTCGTCGGCTTCTCCGAACTCACGCCGACGCTTCGGGAGCGACTGCCCGACGAGTACGAGGACTGCGCACACCTCGTGACCGACGACGACGTGTACTCCTGTGGCGCCGCCGCCGAACAGGCGTTCCTCCGAACCGACATCGGAAGCGACGCCCGCCCCGTCGTGACGTTCCTCCGCGCGTTCGAGGATTACGAGCGTCTTCGCGAGGAGGCGTACCGCTGGGTCGCCGACCGGCGAGGGACGTTCGGACAAATCGTCTCGAAGACGCCACCGGCGCGGGACGGGTCGGGAGACTAG
- a CDS encoding metal-dependent transcriptional regulator: protein MNTADQYLKAIYLIQEMEDGPAATGALADMLDVSPASANEMIGKLEDRGFAEHEKYKGVTLTDEGIVRARDAIQTYCIIERFLANVLDVDDFRGEARELEAVIDDTVAERLDTIINRNPNCPDCFDAESDACRELEVECENPAD from the coding sequence ATGAACACGGCAGACCAGTACCTCAAGGCGATCTACCTGATTCAGGAGATGGAAGACGGTCCGGCAGCGACCGGGGCACTCGCAGATATGCTCGACGTGAGTCCAGCGAGCGCCAACGAAATGATCGGCAAACTCGAAGACCGCGGGTTCGCGGAACACGAGAAGTACAAGGGCGTCACGCTCACCGACGAGGGCATCGTCCGCGCCCGCGACGCCATCCAGACGTACTGCATCATCGAGCGCTTCCTCGCCAACGTCCTCGACGTCGACGACTTCCGCGGCGAGGCGCGCGAACTCGAAGCCGTCATCGACGACACCGTGGCCGAGCGTCTCGACACCATCATCAACCGCAATCCGAACTGCCCGGACTGCTTCGACGCCGAATCCGATGCCTGCCGAGAACTCGAAGTCGAGTGCGAAAACCCGGCCGACTAA
- a CDS encoding rubrerythrin: protein MSVSQRVGTDHQLARLLQIGIVLEEVVEARAHHHYQSLEPESASDPDIEDLLADAAEESATHRERLEALIDDLDAESIPFEDIETLVEAQYAQTKPEDFDGVLYDQLCNEETAYKFYDDLVAAIEASDARFSVDRERLLETLRSIREEEAAGVEEVTKVMETRE, encoded by the coding sequence GTGAGCGTCAGCCAACGGGTTGGGACCGACCACCAACTCGCGCGCCTCCTCCAGATCGGCATCGTCCTCGAAGAGGTCGTCGAGGCGCGAGCCCATCACCACTACCAATCACTCGAACCGGAGTCGGCGAGCGACCCCGACATCGAGGACTTGCTTGCCGACGCCGCCGAGGAGTCGGCGACACACCGTGAGCGACTGGAGGCACTCATCGACGACCTCGACGCGGAGAGCATCCCGTTCGAGGACATCGAAACGCTCGTCGAGGCGCAGTACGCCCAGACGAAACCCGAGGACTTCGACGGCGTCCTCTACGACCAGCTCTGTAACGAAGAGACGGCGTACAAGTTCTACGACGACCTCGTGGCGGCAATCGAGGCCAGCGACGCGCGCTTCTCGGTCGACCGCGAGCGCCTCCTCGAGACGCTGCGGTCGATTCGCGAGGAGGAAGCAGCGGGCGTCGAAGAAGTGACGAAGGTTATGGAGACCCGGGAATGA
- the sufD gene encoding Fe-S cluster assembly protein SufD — protein sequence MSAQIPADLSEATVHEIANSRDEPDWLRETRLKALKAMDRLEMPDVIQTPGRRWTDLDQLDFDELADPLTQSDSTERVTDEGVEVLSFAEAVEEHPKLMEAKFGSVIDPETNYLTALSVALFTTGTFIYVPEGVDAEDVTVRTDMNSRSLFSHTLVVTEDSSSVTILERIDSGDADVEGERYYSNLVEVDAGENSYVQYGSLQTLDEETYNVTLKRGDAGVYSTINWIEGNIGSRLTRSDIETELNGDSSESQIVGAFFGHNDQHFDLNARVWHKAEHTTADLVTRGVLDDTARSVYEGVQDVGRDAWDTNSYQRENTLMLSDDSEADASPKLIINNHDTEASHSATVGQVDQEDLFYLTSRTISERDARNMLVEGFFVPVLEEIEVDELREDLESLIAARLRE from the coding sequence ATGAGCGCGCAGATACCTGCCGACCTGTCGGAAGCGACGGTCCACGAGATTGCCAACAGCCGCGACGAACCGGATTGGCTCCGTGAGACGCGGCTCAAGGCGCTCAAGGCGATGGACCGTCTGGAGATGCCGGACGTCATCCAGACGCCCGGCCGCCGGTGGACGGATCTCGACCAGCTCGATTTCGACGAACTGGCCGACCCGCTCACGCAGTCCGACTCGACCGAACGCGTCACGGACGAGGGCGTCGAAGTGCTCTCCTTCGCGGAAGCGGTCGAGGAGCATCCGAAGCTGATGGAGGCCAAGTTCGGCTCCGTCATCGACCCGGAGACGAACTACCTGACCGCGCTGTCGGTCGCGCTGTTCACGACGGGCACGTTCATCTACGTCCCCGAGGGTGTCGACGCCGAGGACGTGACCGTCCGGACGGACATGAACTCCCGGTCGCTGTTCAGTCACACGCTCGTCGTCACCGAGGACTCGTCGTCGGTGACGATTCTCGAGCGCATCGACTCGGGCGACGCCGACGTCGAGGGCGAGCGCTACTACAGCAACCTCGTCGAAGTCGACGCCGGCGAGAACAGCTACGTCCAGTACGGCTCGCTCCAGACGCTCGACGAGGAGACGTACAACGTCACGCTGAAACGCGGTGACGCGGGCGTCTACTCGACCATCAACTGGATCGAGGGGAACATTGGGTCCCGACTGACTCGCTCGGACATCGAGACGGAACTCAACGGCGACAGCTCCGAGAGTCAGATCGTCGGTGCCTTCTTCGGGCACAACGACCAGCACTTCGACCTGAACGCTCGCGTCTGGCACAAGGCCGAACACACGACGGCCGACCTCGTCACCCGCGGCGTCCTCGACGACACGGCCCGCTCGGTGTACGAGGGGGTTCAGGACGTGGGACGCGACGCGTGGGACACCAACTCCTACCAGCGCGAGAACACGCTGATGCTGAGCGACGACAGCGAGGCTGACGCGTCGCCGAAGCTCATCATCAACAACCACGACACCGAAGCGTCACACTCGGCGACGGTCGGGCAGGTCGACCAGGAAGACCTGTTCTACCTGACTTCCCGAACCATCTCCGAGCGCGACGCCCGCAACATGCTCGTCGAGGGCTTCTTCGTCCCCGTCCTCGAGGAGATAGAGGTCGACGAACTGCGCGAGGACCTCGAATCGCTGATCGCGGCACGACTCCGCGAATAG